GGGATGAGTATACCAGTTTCCAAGAATCCAAACATTCAAATTCCCATTATTTAAGCTATTGTTTCGGAAAATCAAAAACTAGATTTTGATGATATCAAGGATATCAACATATAAACATATAAGTCAACATCCAATCTTACAATAAATTCGTGGATTGCTAGTACCGTCCATAAGTAGTAATGCACtgaatattttcaaaattagcACCGTTGATATTTATACGTTTTAGACCAACTTCCCATTGAAACGAATCCCAACCATCAAAATCTTAAAAACGTATAACCAACTAACACATTCTTCTCTCCAActcaaagaaaaaaagaaaaaaaagatacaTTGTACCACTTCACACCCCACAATTTCTGATATACCTTCATTTCCTCCCCAcgacccctctctctctctctctaaactgcCTATAAATAGCGAAGCAGTCCCCAGCCAAGCCCATCCATTCAAATTGAATACACGCCCTGAACCTGAGGCTTCTCTCACGAGTCACGACCTCACCACATCATCAATCAATCCCATTCCTCAACAGCAATGGTACTCCATTCCAAACCAGCAATCGAACAGTTGTCCAAAGCCAATAACTGCGCCGCATTTTTGGGCGGCATCCCGCTCATCGACCTCTCCAAACCTGACTCCAAAGCGCAGCTCGTCCGAGCCTGCGAGGACTTGGGCTTCTTCAAGGTCATCAACCACGGCGTCCCCGCCGACCTCATCAGAGAGCTGGAGTCGGAAGCCGTCAGATTcttctccctccctctctccgTGAAGGAGCAGGCCGGCCCGCCCGACCCCTTCGGCTACGGCGACAAGAAGATCGGCCCCAATGGCGACGTCGGATGGGTCGAATACCTGCTCCTCACCACCAACACCCACAACTTCCCATCCATCTTCGGCGAGGCCGCCGACAAATTCCGGTCAGTTTTCTCCACACATGCAATTTATACAGCGCGTTGCGTTCGGCTTCTGACTTGATAAATACAGCTGGCTGGTGAATGAATACATCTCGGCCGTGAAGAAGATGGCCTGCGAGATTCTGGAAATGTTGGCGGAGGGATTGCGGATTCAGCCCAGGGATGCTTTCAGCAAGCTGCTCATGGATGAACAGAGCGACTCTGTTTTCCGGGTGAATCACTACCCTCCGTGCCCGGACGTTCAGGGCCGGAATTTGATCGGCTTCGGCGAGCACACCGACCCTCAGATCATCTCTGTGCTCAGATCCAACAACATTTCCGGCCTTCAAATCTCCCTCAAAGACGGCCGCTGGATTTCAGTCCCCTCCGACCACAACTCCTTCTTCATTAATGTTGGCGACTCCTTACAAGTACGTCTCCTATAAAACATTATATTCAAATGACCcgtaaaaattaagaaatgtatgagaaatttctaattttatttttaaatttgggtTGAATGACTTGAAATGGAACGTAGGAGTAGTATTTCATTTTTTCTCTACTACTAGTTTAGTTTAGTTGTTGCCTTGGAaacttctctctcttttttattCTTTGACTAAACCgtttattcttcttttttttcaaatggAAGCAGACTTAGTCAACCACGACATACTTGCTAGTCTGCATTATTAAGAGGCGTGTCTAAATACGTGTCCGCGTGGCACAGTCATCCAGCCACGTGACTGAAACTTGCTAGaattttccatcaatattcTCTCCGGCCCCGCCAATTTGgttatttcattttcatacTATTATTTCGAAGTTTAGTAATAtggttattaaaaaaaatcaaacaattgGAAAAGAATAAATATAGGCAAATTAAATGAGACGAAGTTTGTAGCTTTTTAGCAAATGATGTGAGCCCTCCGAGGTTTGACTAAAATCTCATGTTAGTACACACGACACAAGACTTGATGCTTCTTCATGCACGCGTCTCTCAATGAAGTTGCCTATTTACTACTAAAGAAATAGCGATCATCAAAACAAATCTTTGATAGATTAATTTGTCGCTCCACGTGGAAGGAAGAGAAAATACAATTAAATGTGTCGCGccatctataatctataataatCATAATACTATATGTGTATGTATTGGT
The genomic region above belongs to Salvia miltiorrhiza cultivar Shanhuang (shh) chromosome 5, IMPLAD_Smil_shh, whole genome shotgun sequence and contains:
- the LOC131026427 gene encoding gibberellin 2-beta-dioxygenase 1-like; translated protein: MVLHSKPAIEQLSKANNCAAFLGGIPLIDLSKPDSKAQLVRACEDLGFFKVINHGVPADLIRELESEAVRFFSLPLSVKEQAGPPDPFGYGDKKIGPNGDVGWVEYLLLTTNTHNFPSIFGEAADKFRWLVNEYISAVKKMACEILEMLAEGLRIQPRDAFSKLLMDEQSDSVFRVNHYPPCPDVQGRNLIGFGEHTDPQIISVLRSNNISGLQISLKDGRWISVPSDHNSFFINVGDSLQVMTNGRFKSVRHRVVANGSKSRLSMIYFGGPPLSEKIAPLASLMQGEEDSLYKEFTWFEYKKSAYKSKLADNRLGLFEKIAAS